TTTGATTGTGCTCTATTTCATCTCGCCTATCCTTGCAAAAGTTGCATTGAATTTCGCTTCCTATGAATATTTTGCGATTGGTATATTTAGTCTTACCTTAGTCTCAACCATGTCGGGCAAATCACTTGCAAAAGGGCTTTTTAGCACACTTCTTGGATTCTCCTTTACCTTCATCGGCATGGCCCCCATTACTGCTTTCCCTAGATTTACCTTTGGGATAAAAGCACTCAATGGAGGAATCAGCTTACTACCAGCCCTCATCGGGCTCTTTGCTGTATCTCAACTATTTGAGGAAACTGAGGTTGGGAATAAGGTAATTGATAGACCAATAGCTCCCAAGATCAAGGGTTTCGGATTTTCATTAAAAGAATTCTTGGCACAGAAATACAACTTCTTGAGAAGCGCAGTCCTTGGAACCGGAATTGGCATCTTACCCGGTCTTGGTGGTGCGATCTGCTCAGTGGTTAGTTATGGAATAGCGAAAAAACAATCAAAAACACCGGAGCTTTTTGGTACTGGCTCTTCAGAAGGACTGGTAGCAAGCGAAACAGCTAACAATGCATCCACAGGAGGAGCGCTGGTACCTTTGATGACACTTGGAATTCCTGGTGACAATACCACAGCAATACTCTTGGCTGGGTTTATGATTCATGGGATAACGCCAGGCCCACTCCTATTCGAAAACAATGGTGTCTTGGTATATGGGATATTTACAGCACTGATGCTTGCAAATATTTTCATGCTGATCAGTTCATTCGGTGGAATGAGAGTTTTTGTCAAGATTCTCGCAGTTCCAAAGCATGTGTTGCTTCCAATCGTCCTGACTCTATGTGTATTTGGTTCATATGGGTTGAACAATCGAATGTTCGATGTCTGGACCATGCTTTTCTTCGGCATCCTTGGGTTCATCATGAAGAAGTTTGAAATCCCAAATACTCCGCTGTTGCTTGGATTTATCCTTGGACCAATAATTGAAACAGAGCTTCGTCGAGGTTTGATGCGTAGTAAAGGTAGCTTTCTACCCTTTTTCACTGAGCCAATAAGTGGAGTAATCATTACGCTCACCATGCTTATAGTAATCATTTCAGTTATTCAAACTGTTCGCCAACAAGTCAAAAAACGACAATCTAATATGTAAAGGACAAATTATGAAAAAATCAGTTTTACCTAACCCCGAAAGTCTTGCTTACTGGGAAAAAACAGCTGATCTAGTCGATCAGTTCATCGATATTCCCCTCAACTACCGTCAGAGCGGGCACCCAGGAGGTTCTCGTTCCAAAGTCCACATGCTGCTCTCCCTGATGCTCAGCGGAGCAATGCGCTGGGACATCAGAGATAGTGACAAACGTTTCTCTGATAAATTTATCCTTGGCTGTGGTCACACCATCCCCTTGGTCTATGCCACCCTTGCCGTGCTCAATGAAGCACTCAGAATCAAGTATGAGGAGACAAATGATCCCAAGTACCTGGTCAAGGGAGGAAGCGAGAGAACCCTGCTTTGGGAAGACCTGCTTGGATTCAGGCATCATGGAGGACTCTCAGGACATGCTGAGGCAACAGGAAAGACCTCCTTCCTGCAGACCAACACCGGGCCATCGGGGCATGGAACACCTGTCGCAGCGGGAACCGCATTTGCATTGAAGCGAGCCGGAGCAGGAGAAGTACAGGTATTCATCTTTGAGGGAGAGGGTGGACTTACCCCTGGAGCAACCCATGAGACGCTCAATACTGCCTGGGGACTGGCCTTGGACAACCTGCACTTCCTGGTTGACTGGAACGACTTTGGCATCGATGGCCATACCACGAGCAGTGTAGTTCCAGGAACCCCTGAAGACTGGTTTGCCCCCCATGGCTGGAGAGTATGTGGAACCGAACAAGGTTCTGACTTTACCTCGGTAACCGAGGTTCTCAAAACCCTAATTGCCGCTGATGAACAGCAAAAGCGCCCCTCGATGGCTTGGTTCAAGACCCGTAAAGGAAGAGGCTACGGAAAGTATGATGCAGCATCCCACGGTGCTCCGCATGCAATAAACAGCCCTGCCTACTGGGAACTGAGAAAGGCTTTCGCCGAAAAGTATGGCGCCAAGTTTATCAACATCGATGGCTCCGCTCCATCAGACGAAAAAGCACTGCAAGAGGAATTCCGCTCCAACCTGGAGGCTGTGGTCGCTGTCATGAAGGCAGATACTGAGCTTATCAGCTACCTAGCCGATCGACTGGTGGAAATCGGCAACTCTGTACCTGAAACACTCTCCACATACCGCTTACAGGACAGGTCCCCCTTTGATGATCCACAGTTCTGGGATGCTGAAAGCTATCCAGAAACCCTATGGGCGAAGCCTGGCGAGAATAAAGCGAACAGGGCTGCAATGGGAGCTTGGGGTGCATACATCAATGCACTGGGAAGAAAGCAGTACAATCGCCCACTCTTCCTTGCAGCCTCTGCTGACCTCAGTGGTTCGACAAACCTCTCTGGGTTTGGTTCTGACTGGGAAGACACGAAAGGATATGGTTGGTATGAACGTGTCGGCAGTGATGAGGGAGTCATGGCTCCCACTGAGATTACCGAATTCACCAACGCGGGTATCATGGCAGCTGTAGCAGGCTTGAACTTAAGCGACTCCCCCAAAACCTCATTTGATGGGTTCTACGGGGCTGTTTCTACCTATGCCTCCTTCTCTTACCTGAAATATGGTCCGATGCGTCTGTTCAGCCAGTACGCACAGGACAGTGATGTAAAGGTTGGAAAGGTGCTTTGGGTAGGTGCCCACTCGGGTCCTGAGACTGCCGATGACAGCAGGACTCACTTCGGAATCTTCTCGGTAGGAGTACATCAACTGTTCCCAAAGAACCATATGATCACACTCCACCCGTGGGATTACAATGAGGTTCCCGTCCTCCTGGCTGAAGCATTCAAGAGTGACATCCCCATTATCTCACTGTTTGTCACCCGCCCGGCATACCCCATCCCTGATCGTGAGAAACTCGGCATACCCTCTCACTTTGCAGCAGCAAAGGGAGCATACATCCTCAGGGATTATGAGGAGGGGAAAGAGAGAGGAGGAACCTTGTATGTACAGGGGACCAGCGCTGTACACAGCATTCTCTCTCTCCTGCCTGTCCTGAAGGAGAAGCAGCTGAATGTGAAGATTGTCTGTGTAACAAGCACTGAGTTGTTTGCAATGCAAGACTCAGCCTATCGTGATACAATCATATCTCCTGCAGATCGTGTGGATTCCACCTTCATCACTACCCAGGCAAAACGGACCATGGCGGACTGGGTCTTCAATTCACTGAGTGAACAATACTCACTCTCGAGTGACCATGATGACCGCTGGAGAAGTGGTGGAAACCTGGATGAAGTGCTTGATGAAGCACACCTGAGTCCAGAGTGGGTCCTCAAGTATGTTGAGCGCTTCGCCTCAGAAAGATCGGAAAGGATGTCGCAACTCACAAATCAGCTCAACCAGGCGTTGGGAAAATAATAAGGATTTAATATGGCTGTAAAAGAATTACGGAATGGAGAAGCAGTAGTAGGTACCATGATTCGCATGGTTCGCAACCCTGGGATTGTCTTGCTGGCAGCAAATGCCGGTCTCGATTTCATCATGTTCGATATGGAACATGGCGCTTTCAATTTTGAGACCATTGCAGACGCTGCATCAATGGCAAGGACCCGGGGTATAGATTGCTTCGTACGAGTTCCTGAACTTTCGAAGGGAAATGTTTCAAGATGCTTGGACTGTGGTGTTACCGGCATCATGGTACCCATGGTCAGGAATGGAGAAGAAGCACAGAAGCTTGCCAATTGGGCAAAGTTTGCTCCCATAGGAGAGAGAGGACTGGGAGGCAATGGAGCTCATACTGGGTATCTGGATGCTTCCAAGGATCCTCTCGCCTTCATGGAAGAGGAAAATAAGAAAATTCTGACTATTGCACAGATCGAATTGAAGGAAGCAATCGAACATATCGACGAAATTGCTGCAGTAGAGGGTATCGATGCACTCTTGATCGGACCGGCTGACCTTTCCAACTCCTACGGCATTAGCGGACAATTCAACCACCCAATCATGGATGAAGCAATCCAGAAGGTTGCTGATGCGGCAAAGAAGCATGGCAAGGTATTCGGCTTCCATGCTGGAGAGGCCCTTACCAGAAAATGGATTCCTTCAGGCTTGAGACTCAGGATGAGCAATATGGATATCAACCTATTGGCAAATGCCATGAAAGAGATCAACTCACTGAGAGATTAGTTCAAGACTCTAGCTCACAGAGAAAGCTGCTTTGCTTCCATGCAAGGCAGCTTTCTTATTAGTCTGTCTCGAAACTTACTAATTCATGAAATGACTCTTTCATATTGATAGTGTTGAAAGACAGAAGGTCGCCCAACTGGACGACCCCCTGCAATACACAATTACGTTCGTTTTATTCCACGACGTCGAAACCACCATCGATGAGGCTCTGACGGAGGTTCTCCATCTGGGCGGCCGGGCTTGGCATTGTGGGAAGGTAGGGCCTGCCCACCTTCGTCCCCACCAGGTTCGCCAGGTCCTTCGTTGCAACCGGGAAGCTCGACTTGTCGGTCGCCAGGCGGATCGGGTTCAGCCTCAGCTGCGCCTCCAGCGATCCCTTGATGTCCCCAGCCACGTACTTCTCGTAAATCGAGCACACCAACTCCGGCAGGTAGTTCGCCGTCGAGCACACCGCCCCCACAGCACCGACCCCCAGGCCCGAGTAGATCAGCGTGTCCTTCCCGCTCAGCACCTTGAAGGAGATGTCGGCGTTGCGCCTCACGAACTCCATCGTCTGCGTCAGGTCCCCGCTCGAGTCCTTCATCCCCACCAGGTTGGGGATGCTGTGCGCCAGCTCCTCTACCAGGTCCTGGCTCATCGCGTACCCGCACCGCCCGGGGTTGTTGTACAGCAGCACAGGCACCTCGCTCACTGCGGCGGCTATGGTGCGGAAGTGCTGCTTCAGCTCCTCCTCCGTCGGCTTCAGGAACATCGGCTGCAGGATCGACACGCTCCTCGCCCCTAGGCGCACACCCATCCTCGCCAGGCGCACGCACTTGCTCGTGCGTATCGCCCCAACACCCATGTAGACCGGCACCCGCCCTGCACACTGCTCCACCATGATACCCAGGGCCTCTTCCATCTCGGCCTCTTCCATCATGTAGAACTCGCCGTTCGACCCGAAGGCAAGGATACCGGAGCACCCTCCCTCGATGACAAAGTCCACCACCTTCCTCAGCGACGCCTCGTCCACCTTCTCGTCTTCCGTGATCGGGGTCACGATCGGGGGTATGATCCCCTTGATGAAACTCGTATCCATGCCTCTCTCCTTTCTCACTCGCCGATCTTCGTCCCGCTCACCTTCGCGTAATAGCGGGCCAGCGCACTGTGGTCGTCGCCCCCGAACCCGTCGGCGTGCAGCGTTTCCATCATCTCCCTCACATATGCGGTCAGGGGCAGGGGCGATCCCACCCCGTGGCCCGTGTCCATCGCATTGGCCAGGTCCTTGATGTGCAGGTCGATCTTGAAACCGGGTTTGAAGTTGGAGTCCATCATCATCGGTGCCTTCGCGTTCATCACCGTGGAACCGGCAAGGCCCCCCTTGATCGCGTCGAACACCAGGTGCGGGTCAACCCCCGCCTTCTTCACCAGCGTGAACGCCTCACTGACCGCCGCTATGTTCAGGGCAACGATGATCTGGTTCGCAAGCTTGGTCGTGTTCCCGGCCCCGATCGGCCCGCAGTGCACCGCACTGGCCCCCATGACCAGCAGGATGTCCTTCAGCTCCTCGAACAGCTCCTTCTCCCCCCCGACCATGATCGCAAGGGTACCGTCGATCGCCTTCGGCTCCCCGCCGGATACCGGGGCGTCGAGCATCCTCACGCCCTTCCCGGCGCAGGCCTTCTCCACCTCCTGGCTGGCAAGTGGGGCGATCGAGCTCATGTCCACCAGCTTCAGGCCGGCTTTCGCCCCCTCAAGCACTCCCTTCTCTCCCAGCACCACGCTCTTCACGTGCGGGCTGTTGGGAAGCATGGTGATCACCAGCGGTACCTGGGCAGCCACATCAGCTGCCGAGGTCCCGGCCACAGCTCCCGCTGCAACAACCTCTTCCACACTTGCCTTGTTCAGGTCGAAACACACCACCTCATGCCCTGCCTTCAGCAGGTTCTTGGCCATGGGCTTACCCATGATCCCCAGTCCGATAAATCCAATCTTCATTGTAGTATTCTCCAATTAAGCATATTTATTATGCATTTCTCAGCGCAGCCATCTCTTTTCTCCAGACCTTCAACTGCGCAATTTCCAACTCCCCATCCTTCACGTTCTTACAACCATCAAGTACAGGGCCCTCAGCACGTTGCATCTGTCTGCATGCATCTGCAAGCTGGTCAGCTATCTCTCCAGGGATCACAATTGCTCCATGCTTGTCTGCATGAATCAGATCACCTGGGTTTACCAATAATCCACCCACTTCTACAGGGGTACCTGTCATCTCCATATGGATATATCCATGGGAGACCAGAACACAGGAAGCATGGTAGGTGAAACCAAGTTCATAGGCTTCATCCAAGTCCCGCACCCCGCCATTAGTCACAACTGCCATACATCCAAGCGCCTTATGAACCGTAGTCTGTACCTCTCCCCAGAAAGAGCCAACCGGCTCCTCATCAATATCCTGGATAACAGAGATAGGGACTGAGGGACAGTCGAGAATAGACTGATAATACTGGTATAGTGTCTCTTCATTCTCCTTGGTCCCAGGATACCGTGCACTGATCTTGGCAGTACAGGCATATCCTACCACCGGCTTCCTGTCAGGGTAGATGGCTTTGATCTTGGGGGATGTGAACCCTTCAATTTTACTTCTTAGCTTGAATTTCTCTATTGCATTACTGACTGTCGGAGTGTCAAACTGCCTTAGTTCCTCAATCTGTTCCTTTGATAAATAATTCATGCATCCTCCCTTTTTCTGCGAGGATGTTCCGGCCTGTTCACCGGCCATGTAGGAACTCTCCCCGACAACACTTCATCAATGCCCTGTGCCGCATGGAGCGACATACGGATCCTGCACTCTGCTGTCATTGCAGCATTGTGGGGAGTCAACAAGACATTCTCCATAGCCAACAATGGATTATCCTTGCTTGGCGGTTCTTTCTCAAATACATCAAGACCAGCTCCAGCAATCAAACCCTCTC
This sequence is a window from uncultured Sphaerochaeta sp.. Protein-coding genes within it:
- a CDS encoding tripartite tricarboxylate transporter permease; this translates as MIIEGIMSVLGLQTILLVFGGTVLGILFGSIPGITVTMGVALFLPVTFSMTPVNGISLLMGLYIGGTSGGLISAILLSIPGTPASVCTCFDGTPMAKRGEAGKALGLGIVFSFLGGIFSLIVLYFISPILAKVALNFASYEYFAIGIFSLTLVSTMSGKSLAKGLFSTLLGFSFTFIGMAPITAFPRFTFGIKALNGGISLLPALIGLFAVSQLFEETEVGNKVIDRPIAPKIKGFGFSLKEFLAQKYNFLRSAVLGTGIGILPGLGGAICSVVSYGIAKKQSKTPELFGTGSSEGLVASETANNASTGGALVPLMTLGIPGDNTTAILLAGFMIHGITPGPLLFENNGVLVYGIFTALMLANIFMLISSFGGMRVFVKILAVPKHVLLPIVLTLCVFGSYGLNNRMFDVWTMLFFGILGFIMKKFEIPNTPLLLGFILGPIIETELRRGLMRSKGSFLPFFTEPISGVIITLTMLIVIISVIQTVRQQVKKRQSNM
- the garR gene encoding 2-hydroxy-3-oxopropionate reductase, which codes for MKIGFIGLGIMGKPMAKNLLKAGHEVVCFDLNKASVEEVVAAGAVAGTSAADVAAQVPLVITMLPNSPHVKSVVLGEKGVLEGAKAGLKLVDMSSIAPLASQEVEKACAGKGVRMLDAPVSGGEPKAIDGTLAIMVGGEKELFEELKDILLVMGASAVHCGPIGAGNTTKLANQIIVALNIAAVSEAFTLVKKAGVDPHLVFDAIKGGLAGSTVMNAKAPMMMDSNFKPGFKIDLHIKDLANAMDTGHGVGSPLPLTAYVREMMETLHADGFGGDDHSALARYYAKVSGTKIGE
- a CDS encoding dihydrodipicolinate synthase family protein; this encodes MDTSFIKGIIPPIVTPITEDEKVDEASLRKVVDFVIEGGCSGILAFGSNGEFYMMEEAEMEEALGIMVEQCAGRVPVYMGVGAIRTSKCVRLARMGVRLGARSVSILQPMFLKPTEEELKQHFRTIAAAVSEVPVLLYNNPGRCGYAMSQDLVEELAHSIPNLVGMKDSSGDLTQTMEFVRRNADISFKVLSGKDTLIYSGLGVGAVGAVCSTANYLPELVCSIYEKYVAGDIKGSLEAQLRLNPIRLATDKSSFPVATKDLANLVGTKVGRPYLPTMPSPAAQMENLRQSLIDGGFDVVE
- a CDS encoding thiamine pyrophosphate-dependent enzyme, with translation MKKSVLPNPESLAYWEKTADLVDQFIDIPLNYRQSGHPGGSRSKVHMLLSLMLSGAMRWDIRDSDKRFSDKFILGCGHTIPLVYATLAVLNEALRIKYEETNDPKYLVKGGSERTLLWEDLLGFRHHGGLSGHAEATGKTSFLQTNTGPSGHGTPVAAGTAFALKRAGAGEVQVFIFEGEGGLTPGATHETLNTAWGLALDNLHFLVDWNDFGIDGHTTSSVVPGTPEDWFAPHGWRVCGTEQGSDFTSVTEVLKTLIAADEQQKRPSMAWFKTRKGRGYGKYDAASHGAPHAINSPAYWELRKAFAEKYGAKFINIDGSAPSDEKALQEEFRSNLEAVVAVMKADTELISYLADRLVEIGNSVPETLSTYRLQDRSPFDDPQFWDAESYPETLWAKPGENKANRAAMGAWGAYINALGRKQYNRPLFLAASADLSGSTNLSGFGSDWEDTKGYGWYERVGSDEGVMAPTEITEFTNAGIMAAVAGLNLSDSPKTSFDGFYGAVSTYASFSYLKYGPMRLFSQYAQDSDVKVGKVLWVGAHSGPETADDSRTHFGIFSVGVHQLFPKNHMITLHPWDYNEVPVLLAEAFKSDIPIISLFVTRPAYPIPDREKLGIPSHFAAAKGAYILRDYEEGKERGGTLYVQGTSAVHSILSLLPVLKEKQLNVKIVCVTSTELFAMQDSAYRDTIISPADRVDSTFITTQAKRTMADWVFNSLSEQYSLSSDHDDRWRSGGNLDEVLDEAHLSPEWVLKYVERFASERSERMSQLTNQLNQALGK
- a CDS encoding RraA family protein, coding for MNYLSKEQIEELRQFDTPTVSNAIEKFKLRSKIEGFTSPKIKAIYPDRKPVVGYACTAKISARYPGTKENEETLYQYYQSILDCPSVPISVIQDIDEEPVGSFWGEVQTTVHKALGCMAVVTNGGVRDLDEAYELGFTYHASCVLVSHGYIHMEMTGTPVEVGGLLVNPGDLIHADKHGAIVIPGEIADQLADACRQMQRAEGPVLDGCKNVKDGELEIAQLKVWRKEMAALRNA
- a CDS encoding aldolase/citrate lyase family protein; this encodes MAVKELRNGEAVVGTMIRMVRNPGIVLLAANAGLDFIMFDMEHGAFNFETIADAASMARTRGIDCFVRVPELSKGNVSRCLDCGVTGIMVPMVRNGEEAQKLANWAKFAPIGERGLGGNGAHTGYLDASKDPLAFMEEENKKILTIAQIELKEAIEHIDEIAAVEGIDALLIGPADLSNSYGISGQFNHPIMDEAIQKVADAAKKHGKVFGFHAGEALTRKWIPSGLRLRMSNMDINLLANAMKEINSLRD